A single genomic interval of Stigmatella aurantiaca harbors:
- a CDS encoding cupin domain-containing protein, which translates to MDVKHLSAFQAFSAEKLQKHNVFQSGRFFLDVYCVAPGQAQKPHQHALSDKVYLVLEGRCRFRLGAEEETHGAGATVFAPAGVEHGVANDGPDNARLLVLMTPPPEHA; encoded by the coding sequence ATGGATGTGAAGCACCTGTCCGCCTTCCAAGCCTTCTCCGCGGAGAAGCTCCAGAAGCACAACGTCTTCCAGTCCGGGCGCTTCTTCCTGGACGTGTACTGCGTCGCCCCCGGGCAGGCGCAGAAGCCCCACCAACACGCCCTGTCCGACAAGGTGTACCTCGTCCTCGAAGGCCGCTGCCGCTTCCGGCTCGGCGCCGAGGAGGAGACCCATGGCGCGGGTGCCACCGTGTTCGCCCCCGCGGGCGTGGAGCACGGCGTGGCCAACGACGGGCCGGACAACGCCCGTCTCCTCGTTCTGATGACCCCCCCTCCGGAGCATGCATGA